One Pseudodesulfovibrio senegalensis DNA segment encodes these proteins:
- the hisH gene encoding imidazole glycerol phosphate synthase subunit HisH encodes MLAIFEYNAGNQTSVKRALDHLGIPNEITNDPEKLDKADGIIFPGVGAAGQAMDELTSGGLDEILKSLIWQEKPMLGICVGCQILLDYSEENDTKALGIIHGECRLFNPSWEDYQGIPIRVPHMGWNTLDLHQECELFAGIDPDANFYFVHSYFPAPHQESVIATTRYGRDFCSVHGRKGLWAVQFHPEKSGRPGLQLLKNFHNYCLEENHA; translated from the coding sequence ATGCTCGCTATTTTTGAATATAATGCCGGCAATCAGACCAGTGTGAAGCGAGCGCTGGATCATCTCGGCATTCCCAATGAAATAACCAACGATCCGGAAAAGCTCGACAAGGCTGACGGAATCATCTTTCCGGGAGTTGGCGCGGCCGGACAGGCCATGGACGAATTGACCTCCGGGGGGCTGGACGAAATCCTGAAAAGCCTGATCTGGCAGGAAAAGCCCATGCTTGGCATCTGTGTCGGCTGTCAAATTCTCCTCGATTACAGCGAGGAAAACGACACAAAGGCCCTGGGAATCATTCACGGAGAGTGTCGCCTGTTCAACCCTTCCTGGGAAGACTACCAAGGCATTCCGATCCGCGTTCCCCATATGGGCTGGAACACTCTGGACCTGCATCAGGAATGTGAACTCTTTGCAGGCATTGACCCGGACGCCAATTTTTATTTCGTTCACAGCTACTTTCCGGCACCGCACCAGGAATCAGTCATCGCTACCACACGCTATGGTCGCGACTTCTGTTCCGTGCATGGCCGCAAGGGATTGTGGGCCGTGCAGTTCCATCCGGAGAAAAGCGGACGTCCCGGCCTGCAGTTGCTGAAAAATTTCCACAACTACTGCCTGGAGGAAAACCATGCTTAG
- a CDS encoding CoA-binding protein, which yields MKNKDKELAALLDEVKTIAIVGASDKPGRPVDGVGRALIERGFTVIPVHPKRQDVWGLTTYASLKDVPVAIDCVDLFRASQWCPGHAREVLELDTLPKMFWMQSGITSPEAREILQDKDIAVYEDRCLMVEVSLLGVKK from the coding sequence ATGAAGAATAAAGATAAAGAGCTAGCCGCCCTGCTTGACGAGGTCAAGACCATCGCCATCGTGGGGGCGTCCGACAAGCCCGGCCGTCCGGTGGATGGCGTGGGACGGGCGCTCATCGAACGCGGCTTCACGGTCATCCCCGTGCATCCCAAACGCCAAGACGTCTGGGGGCTGACCACATACGCTTCACTGAAAGACGTTCCCGTGGCCATTGACTGCGTGGACCTGTTCCGGGCCTCCCAATGGTGCCCGGGCCACGCCCGTGAGGTGCTGGAACTCGACACCCTGCCCAAAATGTTCTGGATGCAATCGGGCATCACCAGCCCGGAAGCGCGTGAGATTCTTCAGGACAAGGACATTGCCGTATACGAAGACCGCTGCCTCATGGTGGAAGTCAGCCTGCTTGGAGTAAAAAAATGA
- a CDS encoding methyl-accepting chemotaxis protein gives MSVRNKLVAILFVCIGCFLMILTASQIGKNISDKYTGLMANARDAYDEVLHARFDEKSFQIFKQQTYEANAYEHVDTAIDLMKSIAMRDPAMQSQCDNALRLLAKYRENLKRMVDANVAIGLTEDTGWRNRFIISARELEAIFKEVDSREITIILLQIRRQEKNFILRRTEKYLERMNGWVHAMRSAVDASVLFDATQRAAFNAKLTEYEQAFEGYRESLNTEEFAQRGLQASAEALEPVIVSVRDHYKTESASVSRNAELAVFGIEGVACIIVLLGMFWVLFSITRPLAALQAYSRAVSQGDLEASPQGSFRHEFKRLCDDIMGMVSMLREQLAAVRQKEKEALEQAKAAESAMVEARQQEERVKALWEQMAEAGHQAEGIADRVSVATEQVASMLVRIREGARSQHERVTETASAMEQMSVVVLEVSHNASQATERASDARDKAVEGAGLVRGAVSSIEDVRGFTDRISQGLEKLGVQVESIGQVMDVINEIADQTNLLALNAAIEAARAGDAGRGFAVVADEVRKLAEKTMAATQQVEQHIVSIQDSSARNITRFREVVNVVEQSAVQARSSGDAQDRIVSLVEQNVVNVESIASASEEQSTASEQIARSTDEVREIAQSFVTSVEEAHEAVAELVGLSDQLRSGMGEMLAGGESAQGRGDAVSENVIPEGGPVVSGVSGITNMQ, from the coding sequence ATGTCCGTCCGAAACAAACTGGTCGCCATTCTATTTGTCTGCATTGGCTGCTTTCTCATGATATTGACTGCATCCCAGATCGGGAAAAACATATCGGATAAATATACCGGCCTCATGGCGAATGCGCGTGATGCTTATGACGAAGTACTGCATGCAAGGTTCGACGAAAAAAGCTTTCAGATATTCAAGCAGCAAACGTACGAGGCAAACGCATATGAGCATGTGGACACGGCCATCGATTTGATGAAGTCCATTGCCATGCGCGACCCCGCAATGCAGTCGCAGTGTGACAACGCATTGCGACTGCTGGCGAAATACAGGGAAAATCTGAAACGCATGGTCGACGCAAACGTGGCAATCGGCCTGACTGAGGATACGGGGTGGCGCAACAGGTTCATCATATCCGCCCGCGAGCTTGAGGCGATATTCAAGGAAGTCGACAGCCGTGAGATCACGATCATTCTTTTGCAGATACGGCGGCAGGAGAAAAATTTCATTTTGCGCCGCACGGAAAAGTATTTGGAACGAATGAATGGCTGGGTCCATGCCATGCGTTCCGCTGTCGATGCCTCCGTCTTGTTTGACGCTACCCAGCGGGCCGCTTTCAACGCGAAACTGACGGAATATGAGCAGGCCTTTGAAGGGTACAGGGAAAGCCTGAATACCGAGGAATTCGCCCAGAGAGGTTTGCAGGCTTCCGCCGAGGCTCTTGAACCTGTGATCGTTTCTGTTCGGGACCACTATAAAACCGAAAGCGCAAGCGTGAGCCGGAATGCAGAGTTGGCTGTCTTCGGCATAGAGGGTGTGGCCTGTATCATTGTTCTTTTGGGTATGTTCTGGGTGCTGTTTTCCATCACACGGCCTCTTGCGGCCCTGCAGGCATATTCCAGAGCGGTTTCACAAGGGGATCTTGAAGCAAGCCCACAAGGTTCTTTCCGCCATGAGTTTAAAAGATTATGCGATGACATCATGGGCATGGTGTCCATGCTGCGTGAGCAACTGGCTGCGGTGCGGCAGAAGGAAAAAGAAGCACTGGAACAGGCCAAGGCAGCAGAGTCGGCCATGGTGGAGGCCCGACAGCAGGAAGAACGGGTTAAGGCCTTGTGGGAACAAATGGCGGAGGCCGGTCATCAGGCTGAAGGCATTGCGGACCGCGTGTCCGTGGCCACCGAGCAGGTTGCTTCCATGCTTGTGCGAATTCGTGAAGGCGCGAGGAGCCAGCATGAGCGGGTTACCGAGACAGCTTCGGCCATGGAACAGATGAGCGTCGTTGTGCTGGAAGTTAGCCATAATGCATCGCAAGCCACGGAGAGGGCCTCTGATGCGCGCGACAAGGCGGTCGAAGGGGCCGGACTGGTACGTGGGGCGGTTTCATCCATTGAGGATGTTCGCGGCTTTACAGACAGGATTAGCCAAGGGCTGGAAAAACTCGGTGTTCAGGTCGAGTCTATCGGTCAGGTCATGGACGTTATCAATGAGATAGCGGATCAGACCAATCTGCTGGCTTTGAATGCAGCCATTGAAGCGGCAAGGGCCGGGGATGCCGGGCGGGGGTTTGCGGTTGTTGCCGACGAGGTTCGTAAGCTCGCGGAAAAAACCATGGCGGCCACACAACAGGTCGAGCAGCACATCGTTTCGATTCAGGATTCGTCAGCACGCAATATCACCAGGTTTCGTGAGGTGGTTAATGTGGTTGAGCAAAGTGCCGTGCAGGCGCGTTCTTCGGGGGATGCTCAGGATAGGATCGTCAGTCTCGTTGAGCAGAATGTGGTCAATGTCGAGAGCATAGCCTCGGCTTCCGAGGAGCAGAGCACCGCTTCCGAACAGATCGCACGATCCACTGATGAGGTTCGCGAAATTGCGCAATCCTTTGTGACAAGCGTGGAGGAGGCCCATGAGGCTGTCGCTGAGTTAGTTGGTCTTTCTGATCAGCTGCGGAGTGGCATGGGCGAAATGCTTGCTGGAGGTGAATCCGCACAGGGAAGAGGTGACGCCGTTTCGGAGAACGTGATTCCTGAAGGCGGTCCTGTTGTTAGTGGTGTTTCGGGTATTACGAATATGCAATGA
- a CDS encoding J domain-containing protein, with product MKPQECRRILNVAPGADLDEIKSAYRRLAFKYHPDLNSSPGAATRFREVNEAYVILKDAADNGYEQPHAHKTRQNREKASAKPKQGAKAYARQQRQGKPSDKSRYESTRSRSQKFYFKEEDVLKDLLNDPFARKVFEDIYSQVKKDNPNFKGPVSLNRRNLSLKLGKKRINLDLSSGLGAGVRSWFRSQLDYEQTVYFPAHTLMPGRKIKITVEQKFSRGPKTIEVTLPHNFVVGRPIRLKGLGRRLGPIRGDLLLRVLPKS from the coding sequence ATGAAACCGCAAGAATGCCGCCGCATACTGAATGTCGCTCCCGGAGCCGATCTTGATGAAATCAAGTCGGCGTACCGGAGGCTGGCCTTCAAGTATCACCCCGACCTGAACAGTTCTCCCGGGGCGGCAACACGTTTTCGTGAAGTCAACGAAGCGTATGTCATCCTCAAGGATGCAGCGGACAACGGCTACGAACAACCCCATGCGCACAAGACCCGCCAGAACCGGGAAAAGGCCAGCGCCAAGCCCAAACAGGGTGCCAAAGCATACGCACGCCAGCAGCGACAGGGCAAACCGTCGGACAAGTCCAGATACGAATCCACACGATCCAGATCGCAAAAGTTCTACTTCAAGGAAGAAGACGTTCTCAAGGATCTGCTCAACGACCCGTTTGCGCGCAAGGTTTTTGAAGACATCTACAGCCAGGTAAAAAAGGACAACCCGAACTTCAAGGGACCGGTTTCACTCAACAGAAGAAACCTGTCACTCAAACTTGGCAAAAAACGCATCAACCTTGACCTGTCCTCAGGCTTGGGGGCCGGTGTTCGTTCATGGTTCAGGTCGCAACTCGATTATGAACAGACAGTATACTTCCCGGCGCACACGCTCATGCCCGGCCGCAAAATAAAAATTACCGTGGAACAAAAATTCTCCCGCGGCCCCAAAACAATCGAAGTCACCCTGCCGCACAACTTTGTTGTCGGCCGTCCCATCCGTCTCAAGGGGTTGGGGAGACGCCTGGGGCCAATCAGGGGCGATCTGCTGTTGCGCGTCCTGCCCAAAAGCTGA
- a CDS encoding iron-containing alcohol dehydrogenase — translation MLHFNHYMPTRIIFGPGELKQLGTHEALPGRTKAMIVIGESGIMLQNGYLARTQGFLSEHGIQSLVFDRIKPNPESDSIAEAATICKEKEIDLVVGLGGGSTLDAAKAIALMAANDGDLWDYVAAGTGKNKKPNNPALPMVAIPTTAGTGSEVTPSAVITKSGGNEKIGIRHESMYPIMAVVDPDLMLSMPPFLTACTGMDAYFHAVESYLSTVRSPNADLLALETIHLICHYLPRAVADGEDMEARIALAWASTAAGISLSQAVAISQHSMEHALSGFYPELPHGAGLTMLSNAYFSFLAEQGVERIEDLAMAMADALEVDIPEDQLMDAFIPMLEELIRAVGLAELNLSDYGMKPEDIPALADNALDTMGRLFEISPVKMTREDVITIFEAAYS, via the coding sequence ATGCTTCACTTCAATCACTATATGCCTACACGAATCATTTTCGGCCCCGGAGAACTCAAACAGCTTGGTACACACGAAGCGTTGCCTGGCCGGACAAAAGCCATGATCGTCATCGGCGAATCCGGCATCATGCTCCAGAACGGCTATCTGGCTCGCACCCAGGGGTTCCTGTCCGAACACGGCATCCAATCGCTCGTATTCGACAGAATCAAACCCAATCCGGAATCCGATTCCATTGCCGAAGCGGCCACAATCTGCAAGGAAAAGGAAATCGATCTCGTGGTGGGACTCGGCGGCGGCTCCACTCTGGACGCGGCCAAGGCCATTGCACTCATGGCCGCTAACGACGGTGATCTCTGGGACTACGTTGCCGCAGGAACCGGAAAAAACAAAAAGCCGAACAACCCGGCCCTGCCGATGGTGGCCATCCCCACAACCGCAGGCACAGGATCGGAGGTCACACCTTCGGCCGTCATCACCAAGTCAGGCGGCAATGAAAAGATCGGCATCCGGCACGAATCCATGTATCCGATCATGGCCGTGGTGGACCCGGACCTCATGCTCTCCATGCCCCCCTTCCTGACCGCCTGCACAGGCATGGACGCTTATTTCCACGCCGTGGAGTCGTATCTTTCCACGGTCCGAAGCCCCAATGCCGATTTGCTGGCACTGGAAACCATTCACCTCATCTGCCACTACCTGCCCCGGGCCGTTGCGGACGGCGAAGACATGGAAGCCCGCATAGCACTCGCCTGGGCCAGTACGGCTGCAGGAATAAGTCTTTCGCAAGCCGTGGCCATATCCCAACACTCCATGGAGCACGCCCTGTCCGGATTTTACCCGGAACTGCCACATGGAGCAGGACTGACCATGCTCTCCAACGCCTATTTCAGTTTTCTGGCGGAACAGGGAGTGGAACGGATCGAAGATCTGGCCATGGCCATGGCCGATGCACTGGAGGTGGACATTCCCGAAGACCAGCTCATGGATGCATTTATCCCCATGCTGGAAGAATTGATCCGTGCCGTTGGATTGGCGGAATTGAATCTTTCGGACTACGGCATGAAGCCCGAGGACATTCCGGCCCTTGCCGACAACGCGCTGGATACAATGGGCCGCCTGTTCGAGATATCCCCGGTAAAAATGACCCGCGAGGACGTGATTACGATTTTCGAAGCCGCGTACAGCTAA
- a CDS encoding M24 family metallopeptidase, with translation MFEALSTIPKEELVRRHEACRHHLQAVAPGAGGLLVFSRLNIYYLTGTMGQGVLWLPLEGDPVLMIRKGVERARLESGLKNIVPFRSYSDLPGLAGDAGSPFTKTIAAIMSGLTWQLGQLLAAKLKDYSIVAGDHALTLTRSVKSEWELEIMRRCGERHHRCLYELIPARIRPGMTEREISHICWQVFFENGHQGLLRMQAHGEEAFLGHVAAGDSGNYPSSFNGPLGLRGEHPAVPVMGYAGKIWERGEPLGLDIGFVVDGYQTDKTQVCWAGSSSDVPADVRRAQDTCMEIQARTAAMACPGATPEEIWLESVVMAEKAGFAEGYMGLGGNKVPFLGHGIGLNIDEYPALARGFTEPLECGMALALEPKIGIEGIGMVGVENTFEVTPAGAKSMTGDTFDMVFV, from the coding sequence ATGTTTGAAGCGTTGTCCACGATTCCGAAAGAGGAGTTGGTCCGCAGGCATGAGGCCTGCCGTCATCATTTGCAGGCCGTGGCCCCCGGGGCGGGCGGACTGTTAGTTTTTTCACGTCTCAACATCTATTATCTGACCGGAACCATGGGACAGGGCGTACTTTGGCTGCCCCTTGAGGGCGATCCTGTGCTGATGATCCGCAAGGGAGTGGAGCGTGCACGGCTGGAGTCCGGGTTGAAAAACATTGTCCCGTTTCGTTCCTATTCGGACCTGCCCGGGCTGGCCGGGGATGCGGGCAGCCCGTTCACGAAAACCATAGCTGCCATCATGTCCGGGCTTACGTGGCAGCTTGGTCAGCTTTTGGCCGCCAAGCTCAAGGATTATTCCATCGTAGCGGGCGATCATGCGTTGACCCTGACCCGTTCGGTCAAGTCCGAATGGGAGCTTGAGATCATGCGCCGTTGCGGAGAACGCCATCACCGTTGTCTCTACGAACTGATTCCGGCCCGCATTCGTCCGGGCATGACCGAGCGGGAAATTTCCCATATTTGCTGGCAGGTGTTTTTCGAGAACGGGCATCAGGGGTTGCTGCGCATGCAGGCCCATGGCGAAGAGGCGTTTCTCGGCCATGTGGCGGCCGGGGATTCCGGAAATTATCCCAGCAGCTTCAACGGGCCGCTTGGACTGCGTGGCGAGCATCCCGCCGTACCTGTCATGGGGTATGCTGGCAAGATTTGGGAGCGGGGCGAGCCTTTGGGGTTGGACATCGGGTTTGTGGTGGACGGGTATCAGACCGACAAGACGCAGGTCTGCTGGGCCGGTTCATCCTCTGATGTTCCCGCAGACGTGCGCAGGGCGCAGGATACATGTATGGAAATACAGGCACGCACTGCGGCAATGGCTTGCCCCGGGGCAACGCCGGAAGAAATTTGGCTGGAAAGTGTGGTCATGGCGGAAAAGGCCGGTTTTGCCGAAGGATACATGGGGCTGGGCGGCAACAAAGTGCCGTTTCTCGGTCACGGCATCGGCCTGAATATTGACGAATACCCGGCCTTGGCCCGTGGATTCACCGAACCGCTTGAATGCGGCATGGCCTTGGCACTGGAGCCCAAGATCGGTATCGAGGGGATAGGCATGGTCGGCGTGGAAAATACGTTTGAGGTCACGCCAGCGGGGGCCAAAAGCATGACCGGCGACACGTTTGATATGGTTTTTGTATAG
- a CDS encoding protein-disulfide reductase DsbD family protein encodes MIRKFGFSIFISTCLLVIFIIDAQAQFQPASLPADTRWEVASISKTDSSQLLAVLHVTLHDGWHTYAHIPGDLGTPTTLEAQLTGEQKALRVLYPEGKTGKDALNPNFTVNTYDTSFALFIPLPQGTTTPLTMKAQLKLLFCSDTSCMPGTIDIPLHTGIATEELPDAHDMPWWPQYQQLLAQQPAAAKTTGQWSFEPVYQQPGLEVTGMFSSILLGLLAGLILNVMPCVLPVVSIKLSSLMASSAHHDEQNKNKAFREHNLYFSAGILTWFTALALLLGLTGQAWGVIFQTPEVVIALTAMVFLLSLSLFGLFSLPVIDLKIGTHSKNPRAQAFFTGVLATLLATPCSGPFLGGVLGWALTQPPLVIMAVFLSIGMGMAVPYVLLAARPGLVRFLPKPGPWVALVEKGVGFFLIGTCIYLINILPQDRVLPTLLILWVAAPAAWLLGLANPAKTGLQRLALRAAAIGILAASLAWAFVPASETEHWQTFDAHRFSRQLGRKVMVVDFTADWCPTCKVLERTVLTESNITRWQTDYDVQFIKVDLTEPNQDGERLLHELGAKSIPTAAVFPTQDKGKRPHVLRDLFTKTQLENLLQSYTK; translated from the coding sequence ATGATTCGCAAATTCGGCTTTTCAATTTTTATTTCAACATGTTTGCTGGTGATCTTCATCATCGATGCCCAAGCGCAATTCCAGCCGGCCTCATTACCCGCAGACACCCGCTGGGAAGTTGCCTCCATCAGTAAAACAGATTCCTCGCAACTCCTTGCCGTACTGCACGTGACCCTTCATGACGGATGGCATACCTATGCCCACATTCCAGGCGACCTTGGGACTCCCACCACCCTTGAAGCACAGCTCACCGGAGAACAGAAAGCACTGCGGGTTCTTTACCCCGAAGGCAAAACGGGAAAAGACGCACTCAACCCGAATTTCACGGTCAACACCTATGACACATCCTTTGCGTTGTTCATCCCCCTCCCGCAAGGCACGACGACACCATTGACAATGAAGGCACAACTCAAACTCCTGTTCTGCTCGGACACCAGCTGCATGCCCGGCACAATCGATATCCCGCTGCACACGGGCATTGCGACAGAAGAACTGCCCGATGCCCATGACATGCCATGGTGGCCACAATACCAACAACTGCTTGCACAACAGCCAGCCGCGGCCAAAACAACCGGGCAATGGAGTTTTGAGCCTGTATACCAACAGCCGGGACTCGAAGTGACCGGCATGTTTTCCTCGATATTGCTGGGGCTTTTGGCAGGCCTCATACTCAATGTCATGCCGTGTGTTCTTCCTGTAGTCAGCATCAAGCTGAGTAGCCTGATGGCCAGTAGCGCGCACCATGACGAACAGAACAAAAACAAAGCGTTTCGTGAACACAACCTGTATTTTTCCGCCGGCATACTGACCTGGTTTACGGCCCTGGCCCTGCTGCTCGGCCTGACAGGACAGGCATGGGGTGTCATCTTCCAAACCCCTGAAGTGGTCATAGCGCTCACGGCAATGGTTTTTCTGCTCAGCCTGAGCCTTTTCGGCCTTTTTTCCCTTCCGGTGATTGATCTCAAAATAGGCACACATAGCAAAAACCCACGTGCACAAGCGTTCTTCACCGGCGTGCTGGCCACACTGCTGGCCACACCATGCAGCGGGCCATTTCTCGGCGGCGTTCTCGGTTGGGCGCTCACACAGCCGCCATTGGTAATTATGGCTGTCTTCTTGAGCATAGGCATGGGAATGGCCGTTCCGTATGTCCTGTTGGCTGCTCGCCCCGGGTTGGTTCGTTTCCTGCCCAAACCCGGACCATGGGTCGCATTGGTTGAAAAAGGCGTGGGCTTTTTCCTGATCGGGACCTGCATTTACCTGATCAACATTCTCCCGCAGGACAGGGTGTTGCCAACGCTGCTCATCCTGTGGGTTGCAGCGCCGGCAGCATGGCTTCTCGGTTTGGCAAACCCGGCCAAGACCGGCCTGCAACGTCTTGCCCTTCGAGCAGCGGCCATCGGCATTCTGGCTGCCTCCCTAGCATGGGCCTTTGTCCCTGCCTCCGAAACCGAACACTGGCAGACGTTTGACGCCCATAGATTCTCACGACAACTGGGACGCAAGGTCATGGTAGTCGATTTCACGGCTGATTGGTGCCCTACATGCAAGGTGCTTGAACGTACCGTGCTGACGGAATCGAACATCACCCGTTGGCAAACGGATTACGACGTGCAATTCATCAAAGTGGACCTGACCGAACCCAACCAGGACGGTGAGCGTCTGCTGCACGAACTCGGGGCTAAGAGCATTCCCACGGCCGCGGTCTTCCCAACGCAGGACAAAGGGAAACGGCCACACGTACTCCGAGACCTTTTCACGAAAACGCAACTTGAAAACTTGCTGCAATCGTATACAAAATAG
- the moaC gene encoding cyclic pyranopterin monophosphate synthase MoaC — protein sequence MSEQSGFSHMDSDGNARMVDVSDKKATKRTAIVKAEVRLSRATFDLLKADALPKGDVLTTAKIAGIQAAKRTHDLIPMCHPLPISYVDVRFNVIDADAIVGIEVEVRTAAGTGVEMEALIAAQVAAATIYDMCKAVQKDIVITDCRLVYKCGGKSGEFRNE from the coding sequence ATGTCCGAGCAAAGCGGTTTTTCTCATATGGATTCCGACGGCAACGCCCGTATGGTGGATGTGTCTGACAAGAAGGCCACCAAGCGCACGGCGATCGTCAAGGCCGAGGTTCGTCTGTCTCGGGCCACCTTTGACCTGCTCAAGGCTGACGCGCTTCCCAAGGGGGATGTGCTGACGACCGCCAAGATTGCCGGAATTCAGGCCGCAAAAAGGACGCATGACCTTATTCCCATGTGTCATCCGCTTCCCATCAGTTATGTCGACGTTCGTTTCAACGTCATTGACGCGGACGCTATCGTGGGCATTGAAGTCGAGGTGCGAACCGCGGCTGGAACCGGTGTGGAGATGGAGGCGCTCATTGCTGCACAGGTCGCTGCGGCAACGATCTACGACATGTGCAAGGCCGTGCAAAAGGATATCGTGATCACCGACTGCCGTCTTGTATACAAGTGTGGCGGCAAGAGTGGTGAGTTCAGAAATGAATAG
- a CDS encoding YkgJ family cysteine cluster protein — translation MSAPAFECHMCGHCCHGEGGIIMSAKDRKRLAEHLGLEIDEMLEQYAQLTNGKYNLKTGEDGYCIFYENGCSVHPGRPDICRAWPFFRGNLVDSLSWEMIQEYCPGVNPDAGHAEFVRQGKEYLRRENILRHDPDIDPNALLSEEEAS, via the coding sequence ATGAGCGCGCCAGCATTCGAATGCCACATGTGCGGCCATTGCTGCCATGGAGAAGGTGGCATCATCATGTCCGCCAAGGACCGCAAACGCCTTGCCGAGCACCTTGGCCTCGAAATCGATGAAATGCTGGAGCAATACGCCCAGCTCACCAACGGCAAATACAACCTCAAAACAGGCGAAGACGGATACTGCATCTTCTACGAAAACGGATGCAGCGTGCATCCGGGACGACCGGACATCTGCCGTGCATGGCCATTCTTCCGGGGCAACTTGGTGGACTCTCTGAGTTGGGAGATGATTCAGGAATACTGTCCCGGGGTCAATCCGGATGCCGGTCATGCCGAATTCGTTCGTCAGGGCAAGGAATACTTGCGCAGGGAAAACATCCTGCGCCACGATCCAGACATTGATCCCAATGCCCTTTTGTCTGAAGAGGAAGCATCGTAG
- a CDS encoding putative metalloprotease CJM1_0395 family protein, translating to MRMFTSINNFTASLAGTLFNSLETLHSSPRPIQTASQEAATRQTSPKSDEQGPEYSSAATMTDAQKDTPSLKVATSGKTEDRQDKKDNETSPKNESVPKSEQELTLEQKQIVRELQQRDQEVRSHEQAHISAGGPHVHGGASYSYEDGPDGKQYATGGSVNIDTSPVPGNPEATLEKAQIVRKAALAPATPSAQDQKVASEATQMESEARQDITEDKNREEKTEQNGPDAPNQRFARAAQAYSFSELQLPGSFLSSCC from the coding sequence ATGCGCATGTTCACTTCAATAAACAACTTTACCGCATCCCTGGCCGGCACGTTGTTCAACAGCCTGGAAACATTGCATAGCTCCCCTCGCCCCATCCAGACGGCTTCTCAAGAAGCCGCCACGCGTCAAACATCGCCAAAGTCCGATGAACAAGGCCCGGAATATAGTTCGGCCGCAACAATGACAGACGCTCAAAAGGACACTCCCTCTCTCAAAGTTGCCACCAGCGGTAAAACGGAAGACCGCCAGGACAAAAAGGACAACGAGACCTCACCCAAGAACGAGTCCGTCCCCAAATCGGAACAGGAACTCACTCTTGAACAAAAACAGATCGTTCGAGAACTGCAACAAAGGGATCAGGAAGTCCGTTCGCATGAACAGGCCCATATTTCAGCAGGGGGCCCCCATGTGCATGGCGGCGCAAGCTACTCATATGAAGACGGCCCTGACGGCAAACAATACGCCACAGGTGGCTCAGTAAACATCGACACGTCCCCTGTTCCGGGCAACCCCGAAGCCACGTTGGAAAAAGCACAAATCGTGCGCAAGGCAGCACTGGCTCCGGCAACGCCGTCCGCCCAAGACCAGAAAGTGGCCAGCGAGGCCACACAAATGGAATCCGAGGCACGACAAGACATAACCGAAGACAAAAACAGGGAAGAAAAAACGGAACAGAACGGCCCCGATGCTCCGAACCAGCGCTTTGCACGGGCTGCCCAGGCCTACTCTTTTTCAGAACTGCAACTTCCCGGCTCGTTCCTTTCCTCCTGTTGCTAA
- the hisF gene encoding imidazole glycerol phosphate synthase subunit HisF — protein sequence MLSKRVIPCLDVRDGRLTKGIKFKGNVDIGDPVETARTYYEQGADEIVFYDITASSDGRGIFLDVVEKVASQIFIPFSVGGGINTVQDMRDVLLAGAEKVSVNSGAVKNPDIISEGAARFGAQCVVLGMDVKRVDKSEDIPSGFEVVIHGGRKYMGMDALEWAKTGEALGAGEICLNSIDADGTKDGYDIELTKLVSESVHIPVIASGGAGHPSHMVDAVTKGKASAALIASIVHYGEWTIPDIKQYMADNNVTMRTIW from the coding sequence ATGCTTAGCAAACGCGTCATCCCCTGCCTGGATGTCCGCGACGGCAGGCTCACCAAGGGAATCAAGTTCAAGGGCAATGTGGATATCGGCGACCCCGTGGAAACAGCACGCACCTACTATGAACAGGGCGCGGACGAAATCGTGTTTTACGACATAACCGCATCCTCGGATGGCCGGGGAATTTTCCTCGACGTCGTGGAAAAGGTGGCTTCCCAGATATTCATCCCCTTTTCCGTGGGCGGCGGCATCAACACGGTGCAGGACATGCGCGACGTTCTGCTCGCCGGTGCGGAAAAGGTTTCGGTCAACTCCGGAGCAGTCAAGAATCCGGACATCATCAGCGAAGGGGCGGCCCGCTTCGGTGCCCAATGTGTCGTTCTGGGCATGGATGTCAAACGGGTTGACAAGTCCGAAGACATCCCTTCCGGGTTTGAAGTCGTCATCCATGGGGGTCGCAAATACATGGGCATGGATGCTCTGGAATGGGCCAAAACCGGTGAGGCGCTCGGGGCCGGAGAAATCTGCCTCAACTCCATTGACGCGGACGGCACCAAGGACGGCTACGACATTGAGCTGACCAAACTGGTTTCGGAATCGGTTCACATCCCCGTGATCGCCTCGGGGGGAGCCGGGCACCCCAGTCACATGGTGGATGCCGTGACAAAGGGAAAGGCCTCAGCCGCACTCATCGCTTCCATCGTGCATTATGGCGAATGGACGATCCCCGACATCAAGCAGTACATGGCGGACAACAACGTCACCATGCGAACCATATGGTAA